One genomic window of Dunckerocampus dactyliophorus isolate RoL2022-P2 chromosome 7, RoL_Ddac_1.1, whole genome shotgun sequence includes the following:
- the LOC129185321 gene encoding microtubule-actin cross-linking factor 1, isoforms 6/7-like: protein MGCSSSSAQNVDQEKRPGTKPEGSNGDTVAVRNGIIAGTIDDQTQLPVCALADDLQLHADDRVKAVLVVMEAQEDLGSGEDLLAHSEPQPEPVNFEEPGLVAVEEEEASADSASAGFIVEGVVNEEHLMVEPLCEASGEILAMQDVDAVQAVEDDEEMKVGVDADTAKTEVSELESVEVMKYEVPSAEEMKVEGETVGVVEPVEAEIPAVVEKTVPTGAFPEDTNPAVEPVGAVPQEAVAEVPADMPLSFESPMDSSPQLPTSEIPVGTPAPHEVAPNETIPSEESTVESSAPTEGVEAVIDPGIAVATIPEMPLSFQVTDDMQAEQQPGTEEDNKALMMPSETSCPTKVTFAQESASIAENTDLKVPVSSPLLSEAQPTSGTAPCSVESDGGVQVPAAEPIQTDTEATLTPVAAGQVYEPLSEGRGHSSK from the exons CTGTTCGAAACGGCATCATTGCAGGCACCATCGATGACCAGACGCAGTTGCCTGTGTGTGCCTTAGCAGATGATCTTCAGCTGCACGCTGATGATAGGGTGAAGGCTGTGTTGGTGGTAATGGAAGCTCAGGAGGATCTGGGCTCTGGAGAAGACCTCTTGGCTCATTCTGAACCACAACCAGAACCTGTTAACTTTGAAGAGCCAGGTTTAGTTgctgtagaagaagaagaagcctcAGCTGACTCTGCATCTGCTGGTTTTATAGTAGAAGGTGTAGTGAATGAGGAACATCTGATGGTCGAACCGCTTTGTGAGGCATCAGGGGAGATTCTTGCTATGCAAGATGTTGACGCGGTGCAGGCTGTAGAAGATGATGAAGAGATGAAGGTTGGGGTCGATGCTGATACTGCAAAGACGGAGGTTTCTGAGCTAGAATCTGTTGAAGTGATGAAGTATGAGGTACCCTCTGCAGAAGAAATGAAGGTGGAGGGAGAAACTGTTGGAGTTGTTGAACCAGTGGAGGCTGAGATCCCTGCTGTTGTAGAGAAGACTGTCCCAACTGGGGCCTTTCCTGAGGATACCAACCCTGCTGTTGAACCTGTGGGAGCTGTTCCGCAGGAGGCAGTAGCCGAGGTCCCTGCGGATATGCCTCTTTCTTTTGAATCTCCTATGGACAGTTCTCCACAACTTCCAACATCAGAAATACCAGTGGGAACTCCTGCTCCACACGAGGTGGCACCAAATGAAACAATACCAAGTGAAGAGTCCACTGTTGAATCCTCAGCCCCCACTGAAGGTGTGGAAGCTGTGATAGATCCAGGGATCGCAGTGGCAACCATTCCAGAGATGCCGCTTTCATTTCAAGTTACAGATGACATGCAAGCTGAGCAACAACCTGGGACTGAAGAGGACAACAAAGCTCTTATGATGCCCTCAGAAACTTCCTGTCCCACCAAAGTCACCTTCGCTCAGGAGTCTGCCTCAATAGCTGAAAATACAGACTTGAAGGTCCCGGTGTCTTCACCACTGCTTTCAGAAGCTCAACCAACTTCTGGAACAGCTCCATGTTCAGTGGAAAGTGATGGCGGCGTACAAGTTCCTGCTGCTGAGCCCATACAAACAGACACTGAAGCAACTCTGACGCCAGTTGCGGCTGGTCAAGTCTACGAACCCTTGTCAGAAG GCAGAGGACATTCATCAAAGTAG
- the LOC129185323 gene encoding 2-iminobutanoate/2-iminopropanoate deaminase-like: MAALIRRIISTKKAPAAIGPYSQAVVVDRTMYISGQLGMDPTSGQLVEGGVQAQTKQALVNMGAILGAAGCGYENVVKTNVLLTDMKDFTTVNDVYQQFFSTNFPARVAYQVAALPKGGLVEIEAVAVLGPLTDAS, translated from the exons ATGGCTGCTCtaatcaggaggattatcagcacaaaaaaagcgCCAGCTGCCAtcggcccgtacag CCAGGCAGTAGTGGTGGACCGGACCATGTACATCTCAGGCCAGCTGGGGATGGACCCCACAAGTGGACAGTTGGTGGAAGGTGGCGTTCAGGCCCAAACCAAACAG GCGCTTGTCAACATGGGTGCAATCCTTGGAGCTGCTGGGTGTGGTTATGAAAATG TTGTCAAAACAAACGTTCTCCTTACCGACATGAAGGACTTCACTACGGTCAATGATGTTTACCAGCAAT TCTTCAGCACCAACTTCCCAGCCAGAGTTGCCTACCAGGTTGCTGCTCTTCCCAAA GGTGGACTGGTTGAAATTGAAGCAGTTGCTGTCTTGGGCCCTCTGACTGATGCGTCCTAA
- the pop1 gene encoding ribonucleases P/MRP protein subunit POP1, translated as MSAAKVKMRQKKMRNQPANVQYSSSPADAQGSTQSNGGGGGGPSGKDPSSERKKSSRQQGGWVRGHQKDAGVYADKMPQHITAGTFARARAVEVSAMLKAVTKTTGSCNVFGALPRHMRRRAMSHNTKRLPCRLREMANRMREKCLQASSKGKKEQTKTKSRKARRRHGNLLLEFNRRQRKNIWLETHIWHAKRFHMVKKWGYCLGDRPTLKCYRPCYRAMSTHCLLQDLSYYCCIEIQGEEDKLLESLSQLTSKEAGPTFAQRLCLSGQRQGSVVVYRAGQFPLQPLGPVTFLWRTRAQGSTHRQLWIWAHPTLKKDILPELQSVCQCHEAVLPPPVPLVTPADAIPPTEAEKIPEIRHVPGTKRKQSRKDTSGPPAKKILGDGTRPPNTPVTWESSSTGIVINDLTMEIVRYRLIGPQSHSVLTDTLEAATDCDELSKSQPSCLWWPDHCKDKSKMHLHQQQTDVFLTLKDIYSTTELPPGTVLGLTVDDPRLAIPTKRIKALPCVKEAQEVDDEKIKELALRGVPEHCCQSFLWEQSVRNNVTDNKISEQELNRMRSQVLVPGSRLTPTPLQGRIPILLVHQPGKQVGQEMNSWGAGWDLLLPKGWGMAFWIPLVYRGVRIGGLKMSLTHSQNKGAPHFPHDYPDCPAGARFQEEQESMLLEKFKRCPPAKRTNYIKHGCLAPFCCPWQQLAEEWDLTGSEAAEKQGDTQTESTSVMQSEMTSHQDVAVAKPATHFTVLRKIKSLRLLSNWCRPTSSKGQRLWRVREMPPLNHTARTTFLASHRMSLVWVRLSLLLKGKPDLHAMVCVPTAEDLKLLSKGPSSSGPQERPHRDTFKSTIKRNKRGTKKTVVHCQSSDMTETKDIPSEKDCDFVLGVWPNPLPSVTSHCSRVTLGWVTQADFSLSAGCGEALGFVSVTGLIHTLISQPLEHRGMVLLRDPVSLHYRFAKINIEV; from the exons ATGTCTGCTGCTAAAGTGAAAATGCGACAGAAGAAAATGAGAAACCAACCCGCCAACGTGCAGTATTCTTCGTCGCCTGCTGATGCACAGGGAAGCACACAGTCCAATG gtggaggtggtggtggtcccTCTGGCAAAGACCCATCTTCAGAAAGAAAGAAGAGTAGTCGCCAACAGGGTGGGTGGGTTCGTGGACACCAGAAAGATGCTGGAGTGTATGCTGACAAGATGCCTCAGCATATTACTG CTGGGACCTTTGCTCGGGCCCGGGCAGTAGAAGTAAGCGCCATGCTAAAAGCTGTTACCAAGACAACGGGAAGCTGTAATGTATTTGGAGCCCTGCCGAGGCACATGAGGAGACGAGCAATGAGCCACAACACCAAGCGCCTTCCTTGCAGGCTGAGAGAGATGGCCAACAGAATG CGAGAGAAGTGCTTGCAGGCCAGCTCAAAAGGGAAGAAGGAGCAGACAAAAACCAAGAGTCGCAAAGCTCGCCGTCGTCACGGAAATCTGCTTCTGGAGTTCAATAGGCGGCAGAGAAAGAATATTTGGCTGGAGACACACATTTGGCATGCCAAGCGCTTCCACATGGTGAAAAAGTGGGGCTACTGCCTTGGAGATAGACCAACATTAAAATGCTACCGCCCCTGCTACAGAGCCATGAGCACTCATTGTCTACTGCAG GACCTTTCATACTATTGCTGCATAGAGATCCAGGGAGAGGAAGACAAGCTACTAGAGTCTTTGTCACAGTTGACCAGCAAGGAGGCTG gTCCTACATTTGCTCAACGATTGTGTCTGTCAGGACAAAGACAGGGCAGCGTGGTGGTGTATCGGGCAGGCCAGTTCCCCTTGCAGCCCCTGGGCCCTGTTACATTCTTGTGGAGAACCCGTGCGCAGGGCTCAACTCACAGGCAGCTGTGGATCTGGGCTCATCCCACACTTAAGAAG GACATCCTGCCCGAGTTGCAAAGCGTGTGCCAGTGTCATGAGGCTGTGCTCCCGCCGCCTGTGCCGCTCGTGACACCTGCAGATGCCATCCCCCCCACAGAAGCTGAAAAAATCCCTGAAATCCGACATGTACCTGGAACTAAGAGGAAGCAAAGCCGTAAGGATACCAGTGGACCTCCTGCTAAGAAGATCCTTGGTGATGGAACCAGACCACCCAACACCCCCGTTACTTGGGAATCCAGTTCTACTGGAATAGTGATAAA TGATCTCACTATGGAGATTGTACGATATCGACTGATTGGACCTCAGTCTCATTCTGTGCTGACCGATACTTTGGAAGCTGCTACAGATTGTGAT gaaTTGAGCAAATCACAGCCTTCATGCCTCTGGTGGCCTGACCACTGCAAGGATAAGAGCAAGATGCATCTGCATCAGCAACAAACTGATGTCTTTCTCACACTAAAAG ACATCTACTCTACTACAGAGCTACCCCCAGGCACAGTGCTGGGTCTGACAGTTGATGACCCCAGGCTGGCGATACCAACAAAGAGGATTAAAGCGTTGCCCTGTGTGAAGGAAGCACAAG AGGTGGATGATGAGAAGATAAAAGAACTGGCCTTGCGTGGCGTACCAGAACATTGTTGTCAGAGTTTCTTGTGGGAACAGTCTGTGCGCAACAATGTCACTGATAATAAAATTTCAGAGCAG GAGCTGAACCGCATGAGAAGTCAGGTCCTTGTGCCTGGTTCCAGGCTTACTCCCACTCCGCTGCAGGGTCGAATCCCCATCCTGCTGGTACACCAGCCTGGCAAGCAGGTGGGACAAGAGATGAACTCCTGGGGTGCTGGATGGGACCTGCTGCTTCCTAAAGGCTGGGGCATGGCTTTCTGGATCCCACTG GTGTACCGAGGTGTTCGCATTGGTGGACTAAAAATGAGTCTGACACACTCTCAGAATAAAGGTGCTCCCCACTTCCCCCATGACTACCCAGACTGCCCTGCAGGAGCTCGATTTCAAGAGGAACAAGAGTCAATGCTGCTTGAAAAGTTTAAAAG ATGTCCGCCTGCCAAAAGAACCAATTACATTAAACATGGCTGCCTGGCTCCGTTCTGTTGCCCTTGGCAACAGCTGGCTGAGGAGTGGGATCTTACTGGAAGTGAGGCAGCGGAGAAACAAGGAGACACTCAGACTGAAAGCACATCAGTGATGCAGTCGGAGATGACATCACATCAAGACGTTGCTGTGGCAAAGCCTGCAACACACTTCACGGTCCTCAG aaaaataaagtcattgagGCTGCTCTCCAATTGGTGCAGACCCACTTCCTCTAAAGGTCAGAGGTTGTGGCGAGTCAGGGAAATGCCACCTCTAAACCACACAGCCAGGACGACTTTCCTAGCAAGTCACAGGATGAGTCTGGTTTGGGTACGTCTGTCACTGTTATTGAAGGGCAAACCAGACCTCCATGCCATGGTCTGTGTGCCAACAGCAGAGGACCTGAAGCTGCTGAGCAAAGGGCCAAGCAGCAGTGGGCCTCAGGAGCGCCCCCACCGGGACACCTTCAAAAGCACAATCAAACGTAACAAAAGGGGAACCAAGAAAACTGTTGTACATTGTCAGTCGTCTGATATGACCGAGACTAAAGACATTCCCTCTGAGAAAGACTGTGATTTTGTGTTGGGAGTGTGGCCAAATCCCCTGCCAAGTGTCACCTCTCACTGCTCCCGAGTGACACTAGGCTGGGTCACTCAGGCCGACTTTTCTCTGTCGGCAGGCTGTGGGGAGGCTCTGGGCTTTGTGAGCGTCACTGGTCTCATTCACACCCTCATCAGTCAGCCACTGGAACACAGAGGAATGGTGCTGCTCCGCGACCCTGTGTCTCTCCACTATCGTTTTGCCAAAATCAACATAGAAGTTTGA